In Kangiella koreensis DSM 16069, a single window of DNA contains:
- the purT gene encoding formate-dependent phosphoribosylglycinamide formyltransferase — MSKIGTPLSNTAKKVMMLGSGELGKEVVIELQRFGVEVIAVDRYANAPAMQVAHRSHVVNMLNGDALKRVIVEEKPDLIVPEIEAIATETLLDVEKEGFTVIPTARATRLTMDREGIRRLAAEDLGLETSPYRFADTYEEYKQAVDEIGLPFVIKPVMSSSGKGQSTVKTEEQIDAAWKYSQAGGRTGKGRVIVEGFVDFDYEITLLTVRSVSGTQFCAPIGHIQEDGDYRESWQPQAMSEKALAEAQHMAKAVTDELGGYGLFGVEIFIKGDKAIFSEVSPRPHDTGLVTLISQDLSEFALHARAILGLPIPAIRQQGPSASAVILVEGESQQVEFGNLEAAMFEADTQLRLFGKPEVSGKRRMGVALAKADSVEQARAKARNSAAKVTIKL, encoded by the coding sequence ATGTCAAAGATCGGCACTCCTTTATCGAATACGGCTAAAAAGGTCATGATGCTTGGCTCGGGTGAGTTGGGCAAAGAGGTGGTTATCGAATTGCAACGCTTTGGGGTTGAGGTGATTGCAGTTGATCGTTACGCCAATGCTCCTGCGATGCAGGTGGCGCATCGTAGTCATGTAGTTAATATGCTCAATGGTGATGCGCTAAAGCGCGTTATTGTGGAAGAAAAGCCGGATTTAATTGTGCCCGAAATCGAGGCTATTGCGACGGAAACATTGTTAGATGTCGAGAAAGAGGGCTTTACAGTCATACCAACTGCTCGCGCAACTCGCCTGACCATGGATCGTGAAGGGATTCGTCGTTTGGCGGCAGAAGACTTAGGCCTGGAAACTTCTCCCTATCGTTTTGCCGATACCTATGAAGAATACAAGCAGGCAGTTGATGAGATTGGCTTACCTTTTGTCATTAAGCCAGTGATGAGTAGTTCTGGTAAAGGACAGTCAACGGTCAAAACTGAGGAGCAAATTGATGCGGCCTGGAAATACTCACAGGCGGGCGGGCGCACCGGTAAGGGACGAGTGATAGTCGAAGGCTTTGTTGATTTCGATTACGAGATTACTTTATTGACGGTTCGTTCAGTGAGTGGCACTCAGTTTTGTGCACCAATAGGTCACATTCAGGAAGACGGTGATTATCGAGAATCATGGCAGCCGCAGGCAATGTCTGAAAAAGCGCTGGCTGAAGCTCAACACATGGCCAAAGCTGTCACCGATGAACTGGGCGGTTATGGTCTTTTCGGTGTTGAGATCTTTATTAAAGGCGATAAAGCGATATTCAGCGAGGTATCACCACGGCCTCACGACACTGGCTTAGTTACATTGATTTCTCAGGATTTGTCTGAGTTTGCCCTGCATGCTCGCGCGATATTGGGTTTACCAATCCCAGCTATTCGTCAGCAAGGCCCTTCAGCTTCAGCTGTTATTTTAGTCGAAGGTGAGTCACAGCAGGTTGAGTTTGGTAATCTTGAGGCAGCTATGTTTGAGGCTGATACTCAATTACGTTTATTTGGTAAACCGGAAGTCAGCGGTAAGCGTCGCATGGGCGTTGCCCTGGCAAAAGCTGACTCGGTAGAGCAGGCCAGAGCTAAAGCTCGTAATAGTGCGGCCAAAGTAACCATCAAACTTTAA